A window from Rhea pennata isolate bPtePen1 chromosome 1, bPtePen1.pri, whole genome shotgun sequence encodes these proteins:
- the C1H13orf42 gene encoding uncharacterized protein C13orf42 homolog, giving the protein MFKKIHSIFHPNSHRRNVTDNIPYCDGTGSAVRLIRSTSMYILGGEQEKISEPLKKCKSTTSIDSCAYFQPKEEDRDWMYSKTQDCLKYLQDLLALRKKYLDSINNLKSMHMATDSPVSTKSSKTGKKLLPPLPSKESSKTPMERKVPQSSSDVREAIAFFDSVIADLDSERWRRVPDMDLPNVDVDFDVATSTSEHSLHSNWILRAPRRYSQDTAQTAKAANQSQENSQWRTTGSRKRLERHPMYLPKAVEGAYNTLKFKPKTHKKEF; this is encoded by the exons ATGTTCAAAAAGATCCATTCTATATTTCACCCCAACTCCCACCGAAGAAATGTGACAGACAACATCCCGTACTGCGATGGTACAGGTTCTGCAGTGAGACTGATCCGCAGCACTTCCATGTACATTCTTGGTGGTGAGCAGGAGAAAATTAGTGAACcactgaaaaaatgcaaaagtacAACCAGCATAGACTCCTGTGCTTACTTCCAGCCAAAAGAGGAAGACAGAGATTGGATGTACTCCAAGACTCAGGACTGCTTGAAGTACTTACAGGATCTGTTAgccttgaggaaaaaataccttGACAGTATCAATAACTTAAAATCCATGCATATGGCTACAGATTCTCCAGTGTCCACAAAATCatctaaaacaggaaaaaagttattacctcctcttccttccaaAGAGTCTTCTAAG ACACCTATGGAAAGAAAAGTCCCACAGTCCAGTTCAGATGTAAGAGAAGCAATAGCTTTCTTCGACTCAGTTATTGCAGACCTGGATTCAGAGAGATGGCGGAGAGTTCCTGACATGGATCTGCCAAATGTGGATGTTGATTTTGATG TTGCTACTAGCACAAGTGAACACAGTTTACATTCAAACTGGATCCTTCGTGCTCCCCGGCGATACTCACAAGATACTGCCCAAACAGCAAAGGCTGCAAACCAATCTCAAGAAAACAGCCAGTGGAGAACCACTGGCTCTAGAAAGAGATTGGAAAGACATCCCATGTACTTGCCCAAAGCTGTGGAAGGGGCATATAACACTTTAAAATTTAAGCCCAAAACACAtaagaaagaattttga